CCTGCGCGGTTTCTGAGATGCGGAGGATTTTCATAGCACGATTCGATCTCCATTTTACCTAAAAAGCCCCGCAAGCGGTAGCGGCGAATTTGTTTGCAGATTACCTCACAGCTTTCTTCCCCATGAGTCTCCTCACCAATCACAGGGAGATGGACCTCTTTTCCCCCACCCCGCCATTTGCCAGAGAGGCCTTTCGCCTCTAATCTCGGGGACAAGACATGGATTGCCGACAGGAAGAGATCGTTCAGAGCCTCATGACCTCATACAAGGAGGTCGGCGGGATCAACCACGTGGATTGCGGGGCTTTGCCGTCCAAACAGGCGATCGCCACGCTCTGTGAAGACCTGCTGCAGGTGCTTTTCCCGGGGTTTTACTCTCAAGATGCGGTCTCCTCCCATGACCTGGAGCTGATGACGCATGAGCTGGTGGCCAGCACGCGGGAGCGGCTGCGCACGGAGATCCGCCGAAGTCTGCGCCTGCGTGACCAGACGGGCAATCACCACGAGGAGGCGATGAAGCTGGTCTGTGATTTCATGGTGAAGCTGCCCGAGGTGCGGCGGCTATTGCAAACGGACGTGCAGGCTGCCTATGAAGGCGACCCTGCGGCGCGGAGCTATGAGGAGATCATCCTGGCCTACCCAGGCCTGGAGGCCATCGCCATCCAGCGCACAGCGCACCAGCTTTACAGCATGGGCGTGCCGCTGATCCCCCGCATGATGACGGAATGGGCCCATGGCCGCACAGGCATCGACATCCACCCCGGGGCCCAGATCGGCAGCCACTTTTTCATCGATCACGGCACGGGTGTGGTGATCGGCGAGACGTGCAGCATCGGCACCCGGGTGAAGCTTTACCAAGGCGTGGGTCTCGTGGCGCGCTCCCTGGCCCAAGGGCAAGCGCTGGCTGGGAAGAAACGCCACCCCACCATCGGAGATAACGTCACCATTTACGCTGGGGCCACGATTGTCGGTGGAGATACGGTGGTGGGTGCCCGCAGCACCATCGGCGCGAACGTTTTCCTGATGGAAAGCGTGGCCGAAGATATGATCTACGCCCTGGGTGACCAGGAGCACCGCATCCGCGACCGCAAGAACACACCATTGACCAAAGTGCCTAAAACGGCCGATTCTGATAAGGCCTGATGCCCCCGTCCATGCTGAACCTTTCCCAGCTCGTTCTCGACTTTCAAGCCGGCATCCGCGGCAGCCTAGCCGAGCGTGCCCTGGCCCGCCCGCTGTATGCAGAGCCTGCACCCGAGGCCCCGGCTGCCCCAGTGAAGGAAGAAAATGGCAATCTGCGGGACGTTGAGCTGACGGAACTGTGCCAGCAGTTGCTGCACAGCATTGATCTCGCGGGCGCGGCCAAGCTGGTCTCCGTACAATGGAACAGCCGGCTGCGCAGCACCGCCGGTTACGCCAGCTTTCCCTCTTGGAAGATTGAGCTGAATCCGAAGTTGCAGGAATTCGAGGGCCAGGTAGACCGCACGATGCGGCATGAATTGGCCCATCTGGTGGCCTATCACCGGGCAGGACGCCGACGCATCGAACCTCACGGTCCAGAGTGGCAGCAGGCCTGTGCTGACCTGGGCATCCCCGGTGAAAGTGCGCGCCATCGCCTGCCCCTACCCCGCCGAGAGGTGAAAAGGAACTACGCCTATGCCTGCGCCCACTGTGGCCTCACCGTCCAGCGGGTGCGTAAATTCAGCCGTTACACGGCCTGTCGCGAGTGCTGCGGCAAGTACAATGGCGGCCAGTATGATGCGAAGTTCCGCTTTGTGCTGATCCAGGATCTGCGCAGCAAGGAGTGAGAGCCTACTCGCGCCACAGCCGTCCCTGGCCAGTGCGGAAGGAACGCTCCAGACTGGCGTGCAGAGAGTTCAGTCGTTCCTCGCTGGACAAGACGAACTCCACGGTGTGCGCATGGGTGGAGATGGGGTAACTTTTCACCACCTTGGGCGTGGTCAAAGTGGGGGAGACGCGAGAGGCGGCGTCCTTCATCATCTCACGCGCCTTATCAATGGCCTGCTGCCCAGCCCCGATGACACCGCCGCCCTCCAGGCGCACGGGCTCGAGGTAATAAAAGCGCACGGTCATGTTGGAGTTCATGGTGAGATTCACCTCCACCACACGGGCGGTGCCATCGGCCACGTACTCGTGTTTGGACAGTGCCAAAATCTGCGTGCAGCGAACGAGGTAACTGCCACCCGACAGTTTGCCATCCCACAGCCCGTCTCGGGTGACCTCCTCTTGGTTAGGGCTGGCGGGGGTGGCCGGGGCGCTGTTTTGAGCGATGGCGGAGGCGCTGCCTAACAAGGACAAGAGGGCGAAAAAGAGGAATTTCATGGGCATGGAAAGTGTGAAGGCAATCCGCCCGATTGTAAACCGGCCTGTGAGAGATCGTTCCGAAGCCTTTATATCCATGGTTCATTAGTCCATCTCGATTCCTGAAACCCAGTGATCCAGGGAATCAGAACATCCCAAACCCATAGCAGGATTGTCCATTTAGATTTTTCAATGGGCAGCGTATAACTCTGGAACGCACGATCTAACCTTATGTTTAAATTTTCCGGCGATGGCTCCATCACCACCTGCGATGGTGTGACAAGGCGCGACTTTTTACAAGTCGGCATGCTCGGTGCCCTGGGGCTGACGTTGCCCAGGTTCCAGGCCCTGAAGGCCGCAGGCAAGGTGGACTCAAAAAAGAGCCAACGCGCCTGCATCATGATCTTTAACCTGGGGGCTCCCAGCCAACTGGATCTCTGGGACATGAAACCGGATGCGCCCAGTGAAATTCGCGGCCCCTTCAAGCCCATCCGCACGAACAACGATGCCTTCCAGGTCTCGGAGATCTTGCCCATGCATGCGAAGATCGCGGATAAATTCAGCCTCGTGCGTTCCTGTTATCACAATGCGGCGGCGGTACATGACACGGGCCATCAGATGATGCAGACCGGCCGCCTTTTTACCGGTGGGGTGAATACACCGCACGTTGGCTGCGCAGCGGAGTTTTTGTTAGGCCGCCGTTCCGACCTGCCCGCACACGTCATTCTGCCAGAAACCATGGGCCCCACGGGAGGCAACATGCCGCATGGCCAGGACGCCGGCTTTTTGGGCAAGGCCTACGATCCCTTTGTCCTGAACTCCGATCCCTCCACCGCCGACTTTAAAGTGCCTGACTTGCTGCCGCCGAAGGAGATCGGCGAGGTGCGCCTGGAACGCCGACGCCAGATGCGGGAACTGGTGGACAGTTCCGTGAAAAACTTCGAATCCAGCGAACAGGCCAAGCTGATGGATTCAAACTTTGCTTCGGCCTACCGCATCATGACCAGTTCACAGGCACGTGAGGCCTTTGACCTGACCAAAGAGCCGATGAAGGTGCGCGAACGCTACGGCCTGAATCGTTTTGGCCAGAGCTGCCTTCTCGCCCGTCGCCTCGTCGAACGTGGCGTGCGCATGGTGACGGTGAACACCTTCATCACGGTCTTTGGCGAGATCACCTGGGACATCCACGGCAGCAAGCCCTTCACCAGCATCGAAGGCATGCGCGACATCGTGGCACCCATGTATGACCAGGGCTACACAGCGCTGATTGAGGACCTTTTTCAACGCGGCATGCTGGATGATACGATGGTGACCTGCTTGGCTGAATTTGGCCGCACACCGAAAGTGAATCCTGCGGGTGGCCGCGACCACTGGCCAAACTGCTGGACCGTCAACTTCGCCGGCGGCGGTGTCAAAGGCGGTCAGGTCATCGGCAAAAGCGACGAGATCGGCGC
This is a stretch of genomic DNA from Prosthecobacter algae. It encodes these proteins:
- the epsC gene encoding serine O-acetyltransferase EpsC, with the protein product MTSYKEVGGINHVDCGALPSKQAIATLCEDLLQVLFPGFYSQDAVSSHDLELMTHELVASTRERLRTEIRRSLRLRDQTGNHHEEAMKLVCDFMVKLPEVRRLLQTDVQAAYEGDPAARSYEEIILAYPGLEAIAIQRTAHQLYSMGVPLIPRMMTEWAHGRTGIDIHPGAQIGSHFFIDHGTGVVIGETCSIGTRVKLYQGVGLVARSLAQGQALAGKKRHPTIGDNVTIYAGATIVGGDTVVGARSTIGANVFLMESVAEDMIYALGDQEHRIRDRKNTPLTKVPKTADSDKA
- a CDS encoding SprT-like domain-containing protein, whose translation is MLNLSQLVLDFQAGIRGSLAERALARPLYAEPAPEAPAAPVKEENGNLRDVELTELCQQLLHSIDLAGAAKLVSVQWNSRLRSTAGYASFPSWKIELNPKLQEFEGQVDRTMRHELAHLVAYHRAGRRRIEPHGPEWQQACADLGIPGESARHRLPLPRREVKRNYAYACAHCGLTVQRVRKFSRYTACRECCGKYNGGQYDAKFRFVLIQDLRSKE
- a CDS encoding DUF1501 domain-containing protein — translated: MFKFSGDGSITTCDGVTRRDFLQVGMLGALGLTLPRFQALKAAGKVDSKKSQRACIMIFNLGAPSQLDLWDMKPDAPSEIRGPFKPIRTNNDAFQVSEILPMHAKIADKFSLVRSCYHNAAAVHDTGHQMMQTGRLFTGGVNTPHVGCAAEFLLGRRSDLPAHVILPETMGPTGGNMPHGQDAGFLGKAYDPFVLNSDPSTADFKVPDLLPPKEIGEVRLERRRQMRELVDSSVKNFESSEQAKLMDSNFASAYRIMTSSQAREAFDLTKEPMKVRERYGLNRFGQSCLLARRLVERGVRMVTVNTFITVFGEITWDIHGSKPFTSIEGMRDIVAPMYDQGYTALIEDLFQRGMLDDTMVTCLAEFGRTPKVNPAGGRDHWPNCWTVNFAGGGVKGGQVIGKSDEIGAYPAERPVDPGEIVATIYESLGIDLHTELPGPQGRPYPVVDFGKQSIKELFA